A stretch of DNA from Lycium ferocissimum isolate CSIRO_LF1 chromosome 4, AGI_CSIRO_Lferr_CH_V1, whole genome shotgun sequence:
ttcctaattttggtTGACGGACTCCGATTGGCCTGAATTTTGGTGGGTCCATTGGAAACGGCCTGATGAGAAATTACTGACCATGTTCGTCATGACAAACATCGTTTATTTTGGCGCTTTGGGGTTATGAAACccgaattcatgaatttggttgTTTTTCATGTGTGTTAGTGCATGGGTTTTCCTGAATTTGGTTGACGAACTCCAATTGGTCTGGAATCTGGTGGGTCCATAAAAAACGGCCTAATGAACAATATTGACCATGTTCTCCATGACAAACGTAGTTTATCTAGGCGTTTCTAGGTCATGAAAtccgaattcatgaatttggttgtttttcatatgtattAGTACatgattttttctaaattagGTTAAGGATTTCGATTGGCCTGAAATCTGGTGGATCCATCAGAAACGACTTGCTAATCATACTGACCATGTTTGACATGACAAACGTCGTTTATTTTGGCATTTCAGGGTCATGAAACTCGAATGCATGAATTTGATTATTTTTCGTGTGTTAATAGTTCATGGATTTTGCTGAATTTGATTGACGGACTCCGATTGACTGAAATTCGGTGGGTCCATAAAAAACGTCCCAGTGACCATTGCTGACCATGTTAGCCATGACAAACATCGTTTATTTTGCCTTTCAGGTCATGAAACCCGATTAATTAATTTGGTTGTTTTTTGTGTGTATTATTGCATGatgattattattaattaatttggttGTTTTTTGCAATGATGAACTCCTATTGGCCTGAATTTTGGTGGGTCCATCTGAAATGGCCTGATGAGCAAAGCTCACCATGTTCGCCATGAAAAACATCATTTATTTTGGCACTTCGGGGTCATGAAACccgaattcatgaatttggttgTTTTTCGTGTGTGACGGACTCCAATTGGCCTGGAATTTGGTGGGTCCATAGGAAACGACCTAAGGAGCAATACGCACCATGTTCTCCATGACAAACGTAATTTATTTTGGTGTTTTTGGGTCATGAAATttgaattcatgaatttggttatttttcatgtgttagtGTACACGAATTTTTCTGAATTTGGTTAACGGACTTCAATTGACATATACATTCTCTGATTTAATTAGATTTCGTTGATTTTAGGTTAATGCTATCAAAAACTTGTAAAACGAACCTAGCTAGTTTAAAGTAGTTACTTAAACAACTTCAatataacacatcataattGAATAATACGAACTTTCCGATACATCAACTTTTGTGGCTTACTTGAAAATAGTAAGCACAAAAAGTCACAACAATGACTACACCTCAATCTCAAACAAGTTGAGCTcaactatatgaatcctcatgGGTCACTTGTACTTTTGCTCCTATTTTGTggaggtctttaatttttgcccctcataacaaataactttaataactttttTGCGgaacataagtttatattttaacATCATAATATTCACAAGTTATGCCCCGAACTCTTTAAGAACTTATGCCCCATTAGGCATCACTTCAACtttgaaaggcaaaaattagagaccagcccatttgaaggacaaaccgtgcaatttcctCACTATTCCCTTTAAGCGCACAAACTTAACGAAGAGAATATAAATCAATTGCTTTGTGGACAAATGCAAATCGATGAGTCAACTTTCAGTATGAATTCAGGATCCCAATACATGATAAACAACCCATACCCCACCCAGCACAAATCAAGTTTCTGGCCTATGCCTTATGGAAACAACACTATAGTTTTTCTTGTTCACGTCACTGGAGTCTCTCTTCCCTTTTATACATTACTCCATTCTAGTCCTCTGATATTTAGAAATGGTGCAcaacaacttatgagacaaacCTAAATTGCACAACATAACAAATTTACAGCCAAATCCACTACTAACTCCTGACTATGCTACTGGTTTTACAAAGTTAAGCCAGCGCCACTTCAAGCCAAGTAAACATACCCAAAGCAGCATGCAAGAGTGTTCAGATTATTGTATCAAGGTATGAGTAGTTGTGCCGCCGTCCAAACTCAAGAAGGCTACCATATGTGCGATCCCAGACTCCGACGAAAAGGGCCTCTGTATCAGGACTAAAAGACAGACCTGATATTTCACCAAAGAAATCAATTTCTTGCTCCGACTCATAGCCACTTTTTACATCAAAAACATGAACGAAATCTGCAGGTTCTGCCATTGCCATGAATCTTCCATCCGATGTGTAGCGGATTGACCTAATAGCTCCAAGGTTACCCTTCAGAGCAACAACCGATTTGGACAAGTTCCGTATATCCCATACTCTGCAGGTTTTATCCTGGTTGCCAGTTGCAAAAGTTAGACCATCAGGATGCCATGCTGACGCAAATGAGTAGTCAATATGTCCACTCAGAGGTGAAACAACCTGTAAGCATTAGATTCGGTCAGTTAATGGTGCATCAAACATCGACCAGTCCTGATGATTTGAATCGTGGGAGGAGATATTTGCACAAGTACCTTGGCATTTCTGGAATCGACCAATAAACCTTCAGGATTATCCCCAACTATTGCAATAAGCTTACCATCAGGGCTCAGTGATGCATGCTGCGAGCATAAAATGGGAAAACAAGGTAAGTAACATCTTATTATGCAAACAGAAAcaacgaaagaaaaaaaaagtactagTTAATACCAGAACAGAAAGTTGTGCCAAGACTTGTGTAAATCAAGAGGtgagaaattaaaataacaattgTGTACGAAGCCCCTAGATTGTATTTATTCAAGAATCGGAAGGAGAAAGGAATTCTATATTACAGCCTAAACTAATcataaattataattctaatttgAAAATCAGCGAAACCTAGCAAATTATCAGTACTAGTGCTGCATCACTAATGGCATGCACTAGTAGCATCAGAATTAGAAAAACCTTCTTGGTATAAATCTACTATACCATACACATTACACATGCAGGCGGAAAACAGACTTACGTTCACTGGCCACGGAAAACGGAAATGGTTGGACAGTTGAAATTTCTCCATATCAAAATCTCTAACTCCAGAATCGTTATTCGAAGCTATAAAATGAAGTGCACCACTGAGGAGCAAAAGATTTGTCAGTTAGCTTTGTTCTCACTAAGAAATAGCATGTTTGTGAAGTATGTAGATAAACATAATACCTGGAAGTGTTATAAATCTCAACAGCATTAGTAATAGCATTATCGTCATATGTTGTCCGGGAACAGAAGCAAACTCCAGGCCTGTCTAAATACTGCATATAGTTTCAAGAATGATTTAGAGACTTGGGAAATAGTTTCACTTCCTAGAGGTGAAGAGAAAACTGCAAACTCAGCACCATGACCCAAACGTAACCATCGCAAAATTCAAAGTGCAGGTACATGCTCCATTTGTTGATGCAATTGAATAAATAAGTAACATAAAAAGGTCCTAATCAATGATAGGGAATTTGACGCACCTTGCAAATTAGTTCTCCTTGAAATCCCCCAGCAACCATCAAATTGTCTTTAACCGTAAGAGTGCTGACTTGAGTCTGAGTAAATCCTTCCAAGAGGCTCCCAGGATGCTTCTGCAATGGCAAATTAAACAGAAAAAGGTCATAACCAATATATGCCCTAAAACAAACAGTGGATACCATGTTCAGAACACTGACCTCACACGGTGCTACATGCCCTGATACGTTCAGAACTTCATTCTTGCTGCAGGTCAAGGATGACCAATGAATAACGGAAAAATGTGACATAAGGTACACATCATGCTTGGACGTCGCCCAGACCAAATTCCTCAGCTataccaagaaacaaacaaaaattataACAAAATCAAAAGCTAACTTGtctaaaagaattaaaaaaataaaaataagatagCAAGCACGATTCTATCCAAGCAACTTGGCCCAACATTCAGCCTAATACATTCACACAATAATGTCGTATTTCAATAAGCCTCAAACACTTAGTGTAGTCCCTTCCATACAATGTAAATAACCAAATAGTAAAACAAAAGGTACAGAGGGCTAGTAAAATTACCTGGAAGTGCAAAATTGTTGATTTAACAGATCTTGAATTACGTCTGAAGTCATAGTACGAAACCCCTTTCTTTGTGGCTAAGCAGTCCTGTTGAATAGAAAAAGGATACAGCCATCCACGTCCCCATCAGaccagtgttgtcaaaggcgcgctttaagccctgaagcgaggctcaaaacatgttgagcgcttcgcctcgctttatgtgcgcttcagtgtcgtcatcaaggctccaagacatacttttccttgccattgagcctctcttgaagaggtgacactagatgattgatatttcactttatcgtgatgtttttacaatttctttgtccatatatttgttattcatgcttactATTATaagtcttggactaaacatacatatattgtAATTTTGCACCATTGCGCTTTTTTTCACTAAAGCCCAcactttatttgcgctttgcgcttaaagccccggctaaccttagagcttttttgcgcttttctcTTTTGATAACACTGCATCAGACACAAAGGTCGTCACTCAGGCCAattagaaaataagaaaatacacatTTAATTTACCTTCTCTGACGCCTCCCCAGATTGTGGAATATTTTCATAGTTCTTATACTGCTCTAATCTCGTTTGCCTGTATTTCTCCCTGGTTATGCTAAGTCTTTCCCAGGGAATCCCTTGAATGTCTCTGCCTCTCCTTGCCTCAGCAGCTGAGGTGTCTTgcattttattattctactcaAGAAGAAAACAATTCATCAATAGGATCAGATACTGAAAGCATAATCATCCGAACAAAATGAATACATCTAACATGCCCTTGTAAATGCAGCAATTAAGCTTTTAAGAATGAGTTCACAAACCATGTAGTCATACTCATCTGCATCTGAATCAGAGCCACCAATATCTCGGCCATGGAACTCATCATCCATATCATCATCTATAGCTTCCATATCATACTCGTTTCCCATGTAATCAGCATCATCATCTTGTTGATGGGCCATGTTACCTTAAAAAAATGACCTACAAACTACAAAAAGTAAACTACATTCAAGAATTGAGAAAATgtacaataataaaaaataccAAGTCAACTATGGGACAAGATACTCATAAAGCACCTCAGTACTAAAGCATCAGAGCATCCATATAGAGAAAGACTAAGTTAATCCTCTACCTCAATCCACAAACGCATTCTGACCAAAAAGCAAGACTAGATATAATTTGTTTTAAGAGGCGAGGCACAAAAACATGCATCATACATCATCTTGTTCTCTATCCAGGCCTCTGCAGAGACCAGCTCGTTATTAAATCAAAGATTCCATTGGACACCGATGGATTGCAAAAGAGGCAAGCATTGAAAACACGAATACTTGCATGGATATGCACAGAGATCGTGTCAAATGAGCACACTAACAATCTCTGAAGTAAAATCTCAACTTTGGTTTTTAATGCAAGCCAGAAAAGAGAAGAATATTTATAGCCTAGACTATAGTCAGCAacttcattaaattcatgattCAACCTCCTCAAATAACAAAAGTTATGAATCACAATCACGAAACAAGCCTGTGTGACTTTGGGAAAATATATTTCCAGAGGCGGACCAAGGATATAATCAATCTTGACGGGTTCGACCTTTTAGGTCCTTAGCACGTACTCCCTGTACTTCTAAAATTATTGGTTCAAATCTAGCACTTTATGAAATTTTAGTGagtttttacatatatatctatactcCGCATTGAAAATACTGGGTTTAGATGAACCTGCTGCTTATGGTCTGCGTCCTCCCCTAGCTATTCCGATCAGATTCAACAAACACAAAATTCAAACtcacaaaagaaagaaacttgACAACTATGACGTACGCAATACCATATCCAAGATACATAtgcaataaaaaggaaaaaacaaactCTGCAATATACAATCAAATGGAGAATTTTTTCTAACTTAAAATTTAATGCTGCGAAACAACAACTACTACGCCGGCTTGTCGTAGATAAGAGTTGTATACGATAAGTTTGAGTACTATATCTTATTCGTGAGAATTTCTTCTCTCCGGTCTTGTCTCCTCACTAAGTGGCTGCACACACCTGTCTTACAGATAGAGTCATATACAACTAAGCGGGGAAACTTTTCtaacttaaaaatttaatcctGCCAATCAACAACTACTACACGGGCTTGTCATAGATAAGAGTGTATACGATAAGTTTGAGCCTTATATCTTATTCGCGAGAATTTCTTCTCTCCGGTCTTGTCTCCTCACTAAGTGGCTGCACACACCTGTCTTATAAATAGAGTCATATATGACTAAGTGGAGAAACTTTTCTAACTCAAAAATTTAATGCTGCCaaacaacaactactacaccGGCTGGTCGTAGATAAGAGTTGTATACGATAAGTTTGAGTCTTATATCTTATTCGCGAGAATTTCTTCTCTCTGGTCTCGTCTCCTCACTAAGTGGCTGCACACACCTGTCTTACAGATAGAGTCCAGCACGAGACAGGTATTTACTTGTTCTGTTTAGCATGTGCTAGCTAAAGGGTATGTGCGGTTGAATTCGTTGTTTTGCTGGTCGGCTGAGTGGTATTTGGAGGAATAGACAAGGCATGATTTTTGTCTTGATGAAGTGTAGAACAGGGTTGTCTTTCCATTGAGCCGGGGAGACAATCCAAATTATACTCAGTGTCCGTTATTTGATTGAGCACGACGTGGGCTGCTAGTCGCGTTAAGCCATCAGTACCAAACAAGTCGGGGTCAACTATATAAATCTCACTTTTTCATTTAAGCTCATTTCATGTCGTCATCATACTAGATATATAATGCTACCCAAAGTAAAAGGAAATTTAGGTTCAACCTGCATATCAAAACTCTACAAATTCTGCAAATTGACATcatataaactcaacataaactaGCAGAGTCCAGCATCGAAGATCATGTCACAAtaaccataacaccataaattCCACAACTGATAAGCACAAACGTCAAACTCTTCAACATGGAAGGGTTCGGATGAACCTAGTGCTTATGCTCCGCATCCGTCCCTAGATATTCCATTACATATTCAACAAACACAAAATTCAATCTTGGATATACGACCAAAGGGAGGCACTTGAACTTTTCTAACTTAAGAATTTAATGCTGCCCAAAGTAAAAGGAAATTTAGGTTCAACCTGCATATCAAAACTTTACAAATTCTACAAATTAACtgcaaataaactcaacataaactaGCAGAGTCCAGCATCAAAGATCACGTCACAATAACCATAACACGACAAATTCCACTCAATCGAAAAGCACAAAAGTCAAACTATTGCTTATGCTCCGCATCCGCCCCTAGCTATTCCGTTACATATTTAACAAACACAAAAATTCAATCTACGATATCCAACCAAATCGACGAACTTTTCTAACTTAAAATTTAATGCTGCCAAAAGTGACCGAAAATTAGGTTCAACCTGCTACCTACATATTAAAACTTCacaatttcttcaaattaacaGCAAATAAACTATCAAAGTCAAGCATCAAAGATCACGtcataataaccacaacacGACAAATTCCACTCAATCGAAAAGCACAAAAGTCAAACTATTGCTTATGCTCCGCATCCGCCCCTAGCTATTCCGTTACATATTTAACAAACACAAAAATTCAATCTACGATATCCAACCAAATCGACGAACTTTTCTAACTTAAAATTTAATGCTGCCAAAAGTGACCGAAAATTAGGTTCAACCTTCTACCTACATATTAAAACTTCacaatttcttcaaattaacaGCAAATAAACTATCAAAGTCAAGCATCAAAGATCACGTCATAATAACCATAACACGACAAATTCCACTCAATCGAAAAGCACAAAAGTCAAACTATTGCTTATGCTCCACATCCACCCCTAGCTATTCCGTTACATATTTAACAAACACAAAACTCAATCTACGATATCCAACCAAATCGACGAACTTTTCTAACTAAGAAATTTAATGCTACCAAAAGTAACCGAAAATTAGGTTTAACCTGCTACCTGCATATCAAAACTTtacaatttcttcaaattaacagcaaataaactcaacacaaaCTATCAAAGATCACGTCACAATAACCATAACACGACAAATTCCACTCAATCGAAAAGCACAAAAGTCAAACTATTACTTATAATCCGCATCCGCCCCTAGCTATTCCGTTACATATTTAACAAACATAAAAATTCAATCTACGATATACAACCAAATTGACAAActtttctaaataatttaatgctgcccaaagtaaaataaaaatttaggtTCAACCCACTACCTGCATATCAAAATTTCACAAAATTCTACAAATAAACTAAACTTTATTTCATAAACTCATAAATCTTTGAATGTTATATAAATTTGACTATAAATTCTAACCAGGCATgaattaaaatacaaaatactaCTAACTAACTTTGGTTTCCTACAactttgaattaattttttccaacaacatcgaTCAATTCACAGTAACCCTAATaacaccataaaaaaaaaaaaaaaaaaaaaaaaaaaaactccacaACACCGTACACGATAATAAACATCGATCAAAACACAAAAACGAACCACAAACCCTAATACTCcacaaaatttattatttttatgcaaaaaacacatataattaatatgaattgagcgtaaaagaagaaaaaaaaggatttaCAAATTTCTAACCTTTTGATCGAGCTTCGGTTAATCTCGATCTAGAGATTTGATTAATTAACACATACAGAATTTTGTTTAATTGATTAAACACAAAGAAAATGAACGAAAACTAATTATAGATCTGGATTTGTATCgaagagagaaaaaggaaaaaaaaaaaaggtttatttTTTCTATGTTTATCCACTTGTTCTTCTGCCAAAAACCGACAATTTTTTTGTACAAATATGGAATGAAGTAGATAACCTTCGGTTTTTAAGgatattttcatttaaaaaaaaaaaaaaaaaggaaatatgaaatATTACATGGAATTGAAAATgacaaattgattttttttcataagtagaTGTAAAATTATGTAATTTTCAATTGGATTTAGGGATTTAATAGAAGgttattgggaaaaaaaaaattgtcggATGAAATATTTTGTGTTCAGGTGAGAACTCGAGGAGAGTTTCAGCTTAAGAAATTTAAGTAAGCACGTTTTGCTTTCACGTGAAAATCCGAGGAGAGTCTCGGCTTAAGAAATTTAACTAAGCACTTTTTGCTTTTAC
This window harbors:
- the LOC132053145 gene encoding uncharacterized WD repeat-containing protein C2A9.03-like, with product MAHQQDDDADYMGNEYDMEAIDDDMDDEFHGRDIGGSDSDADEYDYMNNKMQDTSAAEARRGRDIQGIPWERLSITREKYRQTRLEQYKNYENIPQSGEASEKDCLATKKGVSYYDFRRNSRSVKSTILHFQLRNLVWATSKHDVYLMSHFSVIHWSSLTCSKNEVLNVSGHVAPCEKHPGSLLEGFTQTQVSTLTVKDNLMVAGGFQGELICKYLDRPGVCFCSRTTYDDNAITNAVEIYNTSSGALHFIASNNDSGVRDFDMEKFQLSNHFRFPWPVNHASLSPDGKLIAIVGDNPEGLLVDSRNAKVVSPLSGHIDYSFASAWHPDGLTFATGNQDKTCRVWDIRNLSKSVVALKGNLGAIRSIRYTSDGRFMAMAEPADFVHVFDVKSGYESEQEIDFFGEISGLSFSPDTEALFVGVWDRTYGSLLEFGRRHNYSYLDTII